From a single Epinephelus fuscoguttatus linkage group LG18, E.fuscoguttatus.final_Chr_v1 genomic region:
- the sec14l7 gene encoding SEC14-like protein 2 isoform X1, whose product MSGRVGDLSPKQAEILTEFRGRIQDILPNLPAQHDHYLLRWLRARSFNVQKAETMIRKHLEFRKKMNIDSIISDWKPPEVIDKYVSGGMCGYDREGSPIWYDVIGPLDPKGLLLSATKQDFMKTKIRHTEMLQRECQRQSEKLGQNVEAITLIYDCEGLGLKHIWKPAIETYGEILTMFEDNYPEGLKRVFLIKAPRMFPMAYNLIKHFLCEETRRKIIVLGSNWQEVLRKHIDPEQLPVVYGGTLTDPDGDPRCRTMIKYGGTVPKSYYVQDSVKVQYDSSVTISRGSVLQLEYDVTAASSLLRWQFASDGADIGFGVYRRTKEGVGQKVAEMLQVLPSERYNAHLVPEDSGLTCSEPGVYVLCFDNSYSILQSKRVSYKVEVLPPPDGQMQSPCSRGDGRLQ is encoded by the exons atgaGCGGACGAGTGGGAGACCTGAGCCCAAAACAGGCTGAGATATTAACTGAG TTTCGGGGGAGGATCCAGGACATCCTCCCCAACCTGCCTGCACAGCACGACCACTACCTCCTCCGCTGGCTCCGAG CTCGCAGCTTCAACGTTCAGAAAGCTGAAACTATGATCAGAAAG catcTGGAGTTCAGGAAGAAGATGAACATTGACTCCATCATATCTGACTGGAAACCTCCAGAG GTGATTGACAAGTACGTGTCTGGAGGGATGTGTGGATACGACAGGGAGGGCAGTCCCATCTGGTATGATGTCATCGGCCCTCTGGACCCTAAAGGTCTGTTGCTATCGGCGACCAAACAAGACTTCATGAAGACGAAGATCAGACACACTGAGATGCTGCAGAGGGAGTGTCAGAGGCAGTCGGAGAAG ttGGGGCAGAACGTTGAAGCGATCACTCTGATCTACGACTGTGAAGGACTCGGACTGAAACACATCTGGAAGCCTGCCATAGAGACGTACGGAGAG ATCCTCACCATGTTTGAAGACAACTATCCAGAGGGCCTGAAGAGGGTGTTTCTGATCAAAG CTCCGAGAATGTTTCCCATGGCCTACAACCTCatcaaacacttcctgtgtgaggAGACGCGACGGAAGATCATCGTTTTAGGAA GTAACTGGCAGGAAGTGTTACGTAAACACATCGACCCCGAGCAGCTTCCTGTGGTGTACGGAGGAACCCTGACTGATCCTGATGGAGACCCTCGCTGCAGAACCATG ataAAGTACGGCGGCACAGTTCCCAAGTCGTACTACGTTCAGGACTCGGTGAAGGTTCAGTACGACAGCAGCGTGACCATCAGCCGAGGCTCCGTCCTCCAGCTAGaatatgatgtcacagcagccAGCAGCCTCCTGAG GTGGCAGTTTGCCAGCGACGGAGCGGACATCGGGTTCGGAGTGTACAGACGGACCAAAGAGGGCGTCGGACAGAAAGTGGCTGAGATGCTACAGGTTCTGCCCAGCGAACGCTACAATGCACACCTGGTCCCTGAAGACAGCGGCCTCACCTGCTCTGAGCCTGGAGTCT ACGTGCTGTGTTTCGATAACAGCTACAGCATCCTGCAGTCCAAGAGGGTGAGCTACAAAGTCGAGGTTCTTCCTCCGCCGGACGGACAGATGCAGAGTCCATGCAGCCGAGGAGACGGCAGGCTGCAGTGA
- the sec14l7 gene encoding SEC14-like protein 2 isoform X2, giving the protein MIRKHLEFRKKMNIDSIISDWKPPEVIDKYVSGGMCGYDREGSPIWYDVIGPLDPKGLLLSATKQDFMKTKIRHTEMLQRECQRQSEKLGQNVEAITLIYDCEGLGLKHIWKPAIETYGEILTMFEDNYPEGLKRVFLIKAPRMFPMAYNLIKHFLCEETRRKIIVLGSNWQEVLRKHIDPEQLPVVYGGTLTDPDGDPRCRTMIKYGGTVPKSYYVQDSVKVQYDSSVTISRGSVLQLEYDVTAASSLLRWQFASDGADIGFGVYRRTKEGVGQKVAEMLQVLPSERYNAHLVPEDSGLTCSEPGVYVLCFDNSYSILQSKRVSYKVEVLPPPDGQMQSPCSRGDGRLQ; this is encoded by the exons ATGATCAGAAAG catcTGGAGTTCAGGAAGAAGATGAACATTGACTCCATCATATCTGACTGGAAACCTCCAGAG GTGATTGACAAGTACGTGTCTGGAGGGATGTGTGGATACGACAGGGAGGGCAGTCCCATCTGGTATGATGTCATCGGCCCTCTGGACCCTAAAGGTCTGTTGCTATCGGCGACCAAACAAGACTTCATGAAGACGAAGATCAGACACACTGAGATGCTGCAGAGGGAGTGTCAGAGGCAGTCGGAGAAG ttGGGGCAGAACGTTGAAGCGATCACTCTGATCTACGACTGTGAAGGACTCGGACTGAAACACATCTGGAAGCCTGCCATAGAGACGTACGGAGAG ATCCTCACCATGTTTGAAGACAACTATCCAGAGGGCCTGAAGAGGGTGTTTCTGATCAAAG CTCCGAGAATGTTTCCCATGGCCTACAACCTCatcaaacacttcctgtgtgaggAGACGCGACGGAAGATCATCGTTTTAGGAA GTAACTGGCAGGAAGTGTTACGTAAACACATCGACCCCGAGCAGCTTCCTGTGGTGTACGGAGGAACCCTGACTGATCCTGATGGAGACCCTCGCTGCAGAACCATG ataAAGTACGGCGGCACAGTTCCCAAGTCGTACTACGTTCAGGACTCGGTGAAGGTTCAGTACGACAGCAGCGTGACCATCAGCCGAGGCTCCGTCCTCCAGCTAGaatatgatgtcacagcagccAGCAGCCTCCTGAG GTGGCAGTTTGCCAGCGACGGAGCGGACATCGGGTTCGGAGTGTACAGACGGACCAAAGAGGGCGTCGGACAGAAAGTGGCTGAGATGCTACAGGTTCTGCCCAGCGAACGCTACAATGCACACCTGGTCCCTGAAGACAGCGGCCTCACCTGCTCTGAGCCTGGAGTCT ACGTGCTGTGTTTCGATAACAGCTACAGCATCCTGCAGTCCAAGAGGGTGAGCTACAAAGTCGAGGTTCTTCCTCCGCCGGACGGACAGATGCAGAGTCCATGCAGCCGAGGAGACGGCAGGCTGCAGTGA